The Thamnophis elegans isolate rThaEle1 chromosome Z, rThaEle1.pri, whole genome shotgun sequence genome contains a region encoding:
- the ZG16 gene encoding zymogen granule membrane protein 16: MKHCFIILFLLSCGITLRAEHARTSSYSGEYGGGSGERFSHSGNQLEGPITAIRIRVSSRYIVGLQVRYGKEWSNYVGGSSGDLEEIFLFPRESIIQVSGKYGYYVRKLVFVTDEGRYFSFGKDDGTSFSAAPLFPNTVLRFISGRSSSVINAIGFHWDKYTSGCGVCKEEVQEEENKESVE; the protein is encoded by the exons AT GAAGCATTGCTtcatcatcctcttcctcctgtcGTGTGGCATCACCCTCCGCGCAG AGCATGCTCGGACTTCCTCCTATTCTGGGGAGTATGGGGGGGGAAGTGGAGAACGCTTTTCACATTCTGGGAACCAACTCGAGGGGCCCATAACTGCCATAAGGATCCGAGTTAGCAGTCGTTACATTGTGGG TCTTCAGGTCCGTTATGGAAAGGAGTGGAGTAATTACGTCGGCGGCAGTTCAGGAGATCTGGAGGAAATCTTCCTGTTCCCAAGGGAGTCCATCATCCAAGTATCTGGGAAATACGGATATTACGTTCGCAAATTGGTCTTTGTCACTGATGAGGGGCGCTACTTTTCTTTCGGCAAGGACGATGGCACCAGTTTCAGTGCGGCCCCGCTCTTCCCAAACACAGTCCTGCGTTTTATCAGTGGCCGTTCCAGTTCCGTCATTAACGCCATTGGATTCCACTGGGATAAATATACTAGCGGTTGCGGCGTTTGTAAAGAGGAGGTGCAGGAAGAAGAGAACAAAGAAAGCGTAGAGTAG
- the LOC116522136 gene encoding serine/threonine-protein kinase NLK2-like, whose translation MAFQDPNQPLQAQLCSNVFGALTGLIQPPLAAGLGGGQKYYCNNGVQIAPPQQQQTTLGNAMMVDPEPDRPIGYGAFGVVWSVTDPRDGSRVALKKMPNVFQNLVSCKRVFRELRMLCYFKHDNVLSALDILQPPQIDCFEEIYVITELMQSDLHKVIVSPQPLSSDHIKVFLYQILRGLKYLHSAGVLHRDIKPGNLLVNSNCVLKICDFGLARVEEPDESQHMTQEVVTQYYRAPEILMGSRHYGRPIDIWSVGCIFAELLGRRILFQSQSPIQQLDLITDLLGTPPVAALRSACEGARAHILRGSHKLPSLSVLYMLSGEATHEAVHLLCRMLVFDPAKRISAKDALSHPYLDEGRLRYHTCMCTCCFSVSSGRIYTSDFEPRADPKFDGSYEKNLASVWQVKELVHRFILEQQHGKRVPLCINPQSAAFKTFIRSTAWHSSKVSKKEER comes from the exons ATGGCTTTCCAAGACCCCAACCAGCCACTTCAAGCTCAGCTTTGTAGCAATGTTTTTGGGGCATTGACGGGGTTAATTCAGCCACCTTTAGCTGCAGGGCTAGGTGGGGGCCAGAAATATTATTGCAATAATGGGGTACAGATAGCTCCCCCCCAGCAACAGCAGACAACGCTTGGCAATGCTATGATGGTGGACCCAGAACCAGATCGACCCATCGGTTATGGTGCTTTTGGTGTGGTATG GTCTGTGACAGATCCTCGAGATGGGTCGCGAGTTGCACTCAAAAAGATGCCCAATGTTTTCCAGAACTTGGTCTCTTGCAAACGGGTCTTCAGAGAATTGAGAATGCTCTGTTACTTCAAGCATGACAAT GTCCTCTCAGCACTGGATATCCTCCAACCTCCACAGATTGACTGTTTTGAGGAAAT TTACGTTATCACTGAATTGATGCAAAGTGACCTTCACAAAGTCATAGTTTCTCCACAACCGCTCAGTTCCGATCATATCAAGGTCTTTTTGTATCAGATCCTCAGGG GGTTAAAATATTTGCACTCTGCTGGTGTCCTTCATCGGGACATCAAGCCTGGGAACCTTCTGGTCAATAGCAACTGTGTCCTCAAG ATCTGTGATTTTGGTTTGGCCCGGGTAGAGGAGCCGGATGAGTCCCAGCACATGACTCAAGAGGTGGTTACTCAATATTACCGGGCCCCCGAAATCCTGATGGGCAGCAGGCATTATGGACGTCCAATTGATATTTGGTCTGTGGGCTGCATTTTCGCTGAACTCCTTGGCAGGCGCATCCTCTTTCAGTCCCAGAGCCCAATTCAGCAG TTGGACCTGATTACGGATCTTCTGGGGACTCCTCCCGTGGCTGCCCTCCGTTCGGCCTGCGAGGGAGCCCGTGCCCACATCCTGCGTGGCAGTCACAAGCTG ccatcGTTGTCTGTCCTTTACATGCTCTCTGGAGAAGCAACCCACGAAGCTGTGCATTTGCTCTGCCGCATGTTGGTCTTTGATCCA gcCAAGCGGATCTCTGCCAAGGATGCCCTTTCTCATCCTTACTTAGACGAGGGGCGACTGAGATACCACACCTGTATGTGCACTTGCTGCTTTTCGGTCTCCTCCGGCCGCATTTACACCAGTGACTTTGAACCCAGGGCCGACCCCAAATTTGACGGCTCTTACGAAAAGAACCTCGCTTCTGTCTGGCAGGTTAAAG AGCTGGTACACAGGTTTATCTTAGAACAGCAGCATGGGAAAAGAGTCCCCCTCTGTATCAACCCTCAGTCAGCTGCCTTCAAAACTTTCATCCG CTCCACAGCATGGCATTCTTCCAAGGTGTCCAAAAAGGAAGAGAGATGA